The proteins below are encoded in one region of Heliangelus exortis chromosome 22, bHelExo1.hap1, whole genome shotgun sequence:
- the PRRC2B gene encoding protein PRRC2B isoform X1 has product MSDRLGQITKGKDGKSKYSTLSLFDKYKGKSIEAIRTTVIPRHGLQSLGKVAAARRMPPPANLPSLKSENKGNDPNIIIVPKDGTGWANKQDQPDQKSSSATAAQLQESLPQQGLQKSVSNLQKPTQSISQESTNSVPGGPKSWAQLNGKPAGQEGGSRASSRLLSFSPEEFPTLKAAGVQDKVGKEKGALDPSYGPGPSLRPQNVTSWREGGGRNITSATSLTTSPAELGSKTSSTGDGAPSSASDAKEPSLRPAQPLRKGASQFMGNVYQPPTYHDMLPAFMCPQPSETPAPLDRGSFPLPQLRLEPRVPFRQYQMNDQDGKENRLSLSRPTRPVRQQMERAPRPTIINAENLKGLDELDNDADDGWAGIHDEVDYSEKLKFSEDEEEEETLKDGRQKWNSWDPRRQRQLSLSSADSADVKHTLEEGKNWSDSVGLSRSVRKVQDSQQPPRKLNGWSSASEYQKPALGSILRQQSLEDKEEKVPLRQKFVHSEISEAVERARRRREEEERRAREERLAACAAKLKQLDQKCKLAQKSGESQKHAENEDPRPQSTEKSAVQENGHTFRRATPEFHTQDVTAGSLEEETSAPAAQSSSEEELREAPSPAQEFNKYQKSLPPRFQRQQQQQQEQLYKVQHWQQQQVYPPPSHSHPQRTFYPPHPQMLGFDPRWMMMPSYMDPRMAQSRTPVDFYPSGIMKPMIQQDSISGSSCRSEDQNCQAGQVERKTAPLDPMPIWGQESYTPLQNKGYSLSHQKQADNITMEGLHGRNESYSASPGRPDSLSTQRDLFEDRGEEYLNAFEKKAQSDFDSCLSSQRISQDLLFQHQEAVQETCPTGTRHANLRCSPLQPDFIQAEKKPEYNGWDINHHQKPSETAAEVAEEAPRDEQSFSADPWKKEGANTKQPSEETTEWAPENRNTSGQHQEQMGRTRRSGPIKKPVLKALKVEEKEKEMEKVKLEGEDTSRLLKEKVAVQKAENELNDSAPLLNSTCYLLDDKGSSQASLAREAEKSQEEEEEEEEEEKPERTWENKLSRESGDLPPTKRSNWIFIDEEQAFGGRGQGRGRGRGFREFTFRGRGAVVGSRGVYNNQRSSRGRGLREFNQPEDFPRGKPRRRIASETHSEGSEYEELPKRRRQRGSENSNDVSVLDREDSDLKKGDFKESWRSNKVYSDDHGCLDPKMRGPRAFGRSLPPRLSNSGYGRRGFMGKEPTQWQGRSGGAGWQEYSHTSPSDTFGSRQKSDKDYVQDSYKHVDSFSSRVFDESHLDDKRHFFQEDYSADQENIENRPFRRRRPPRQDKPPRFRRLRQERESVGQWNPEEGGPNLLPSQWPGRPKLTTTEKSSISGSRSPELSYQNSSDHANEEWETASESSDFSERRERRDGVSESEGQLEGGLGNSSLGEKRELAKRSFSSQRPLVDRQSRKAEPAGFAEQSVRTGVGAASRYESQQNGTLIKSKRSPEEGGGLGNTSGGSSHSIYSLDRPSRGNSESAEGPGKKPEKEPKSTAQRTSEKGEALSQFELSYGSTIIDNRVSNTAEENEVGSMTGEGFIEVLTKKQRRLLEEERRKKEQAAQAPAKPRVLQSRIPPRFAKKQNSLCLEKSDVTVSGNSLGTEIWESNSPALSVQAPGSDSWSKPVNTFNGTESATTEQGFKGSQGDSGIDLSAESRESSATSSQRSSPYGTLKPEEMNGAGLVDPKPDCQKEQVQKQSDKKDSEQGSGQNKEHKPGPIGNERSLKNRKGSEGTERLEGNIPPVNGVEIHVDSVLPVPPIEFGVNPKDSDFSLPPGSASGTAANPVTKLQDALASNAGLTQSIPILRRDHHLQRCIGLNPMSFPTADLTLKMESARKAWENSPSLPEQNSPGGAGSGIQPPSSVGASNGVSYSSFGGVSMPPMPVASVAPSASIPGMERNVLGRSDSTWKTNCYQSGNHIPPLYLDGHVFASQPRLVPQTIPQQQSYQQAAAAQQIPISLHTSLQAQAQLGLRGGLPVSQSQEMYSSIQPFRSQVYMHPSLSQPSTMVLTGGTALKPPYSAFPGMQPLEVVKTQSGSPYQPINGSQTLVYESQINQAAGMGASQMMDSQLTQLTMPVPGSQLPLPRYGSGQQPLILPQSIQLPQGQNLPVGAPRRILPPGSQPSVLATSRESSQMEIKGFHFSDGKQNMSSGGSVPSPHTYRIYSMNVVDSSISRPSSASPSGKPSGPAVSMGSVQGHYVQQAKQRVDENKANLGAVKLQETASTNQMKPVRTGAIKPQAVKVEESKA; this is encoded by the exons ATGTCCGATCGTTTGGGGCAAATAACCAAGGGAAAGGATGGGAAAAGCAAGTACTCGACTCTCAGCCTGTTTGATAAGTATAAAGGAAAGTCAATAGAAGCTATCAGAACTACAG TTATTCCTAGACATGGCTTACAGAGTCTTGGGAAAGTTGCTGCTGCCCGGCGTATGCCACCTCCTGCAAATTTGCCTAGCTTGAAGTCTGAGAACAAAGGAAACGACCCCAACATCATTATAGTACCGAAGGACGGTACAGGATGGGCAAACAAGCAGGATCAGCCAGACCAAAAGAG TTCCAGTGCAACGGCTGCACAGCTGCAGGAGTCGCTGCCGCAGCAGGGTTTGCAGAAATCTGTCTCCAATTTACAGAAGCCGACACAGTCAATCAGTCAGGAG agCACAAATTCAGTGCCAGGTGGACCAAAGTCATGGGCACAGCTGAATGGAAAGCCAGCAGGACAAGAAGGTG GTTCAAGGGCCTCAAGCCGACTGTTATCCTTCTCTCCCGAGGAATTTCCGACGCTGAAAGCAGCTGGTGTGCAGGACAAGGTTGGCAAAGAAAAGGGCGCCTTAGATCCGTCGTATGGGCCAGGACCAAGCCTCCGCCCCCAGA ATGTCACCAGTTGGAGGGAGGGCGGTGGGAGGAACATAACCTCTGCCACATCTCTGACCACCTCCCCTGCTGAGCTGGGCAGCAAAACCTCCAGCACTGGAGACGGAGCCCCCTCCTCAGCCAGCGATGCCAAGGAGCCGTCTCTCcgcccagctcagcccctccgCAAAGGGGCTTCACAGTTCATGGGAAACGTCTACCAACCACCTACATACCATGACATGCTACCTGCTTTT ATGTGTCCACAGCCATCTGAGACCCCTGCACCATTGGACCGAGGGTCTTTCCCCCTTCCTCAGCTTCGCCTTGAGCCCCGAGTACCTTTTAGACAATACCAGATGAATGACCAGGATGG AAAAGAGAACAGGCTCAGCCTGTCTCGCCCAACACGTCCTGTTCGACAGCAAATGGAGCGAGCACCTCGGCCCACCATTATCAATGCAGAGAACCTGAAGGGGCTGGATGAACTAGACAATGATGCGGATGATGGATGGGCAG GCATTCATGATGAAGTGGACTACTCTGAGAAACTAAAGTTCAGtgaagatgaggaagaggaagaaactcTGAAAGATGGACGACAGAAGTG GAATAGCTGGGATCCCAGAAGGCAACGACAGTTgtccctgagctctgcagacagTGCGGATGTCAAACACACcttggaggaagggaagaattGGAGTGACTCAGTTGGCTTGTCCCGGTCAGTCCGGAAAGTGCAGGATTCACAGCAGCCTCCAAGGAAGCTGAATGGCTGGAGCTCTGCATCTGAATACCAG aagCCTGCACTGGGAAGTATTCTCAGACAGCAGTCCCTTGaggataaagaagaaaaggtgcCATTGAGGCAAAAGTTTGTGCACTCTGAGATCTCTGAGGCTGTGGAGAGAGCCAGGAGACgacgggaggaggaggagcggCGAGCCAGGGAGGAACGTctggcagcctgtgctgcaAAGCTGAAGCAACTTGATCAGAAATGCAAGCTGGCTCAGAAGAGTGGGGAATCCCAGAAACATGCAGAGAATGAAGACCCACGGCcccaaagcacagagaaaagtGCTGTCCAAGAGAATGGTCATACGTTCCGTAGAG caaCCCCAGAGTTTCACACACAGGATGTCACTGCTGGCTCTCTGGAAGAGgagacttctgctccagcagcccaaagcagcagtgaggaggagcTCAGAGaagctccctccccagcacaggaatTCAACAAATACCAGAAGTCTCTTCCCCCACGgttccagaggcagcagcaacagcaacag gagcagctgtacAAGgtgcagcactggcagcagcagcaagtcTATCCtcccccatcccattcccatccccagaGGACATTCTACCCACCACACCCTCAGATGCTTGGCTTTGATCCTCGCTGGATGATGATGCCCTCCTACATGGACCCTCGCATGGCCCAAAGTCGCACCCCTGTGGATTTCTACCCTTCAG GAATTATGAAGCCCATGATTCAGCAGGATTCCATCAGTGGGAGCAGCTGTCGGTCTGAAGATCAGAACTGTCAGGCAGGGCAGGTGGAAAGGAAAACTGCTCCCTTGGACCCTATGCCCATATGGGGCCAGGAGAGCTACACACCTCTGCAGAACAAAGGGTACTCCCTGTCACATCAAAAACAGGCTGACAACATCACCATGGAGGGGCTGCATGGCAG GAATGAGAGTTACTCAGCTTCTCCTGGAAGGCCAGACAGTCTGAGCACCCAGCGAGATCTCTTTGAGGACAGAGGGGAAGAGTACTTGAATGCTTTTGAGAAGAAGGCCCAGTCAGATTTTGACAGCTGCCTGTCTTCTCAGAGAATAAGCCAAGATCTTCTGTTTCAGCATCAGGAAGCTGTGCAGGAAACCTGTCCTACTGGTACCCGCCATGCAAACTTGAGGTGTTCACCCCTGCAGCCTGATTTTATCCAAGCAGAGAAGAAGCCTGAATATAATGGCTGGGATATCAACCACCATCAGAAACCCTCAGAGACTGCAGCAGAGGTTGCTGAAGAAGCACCCAGGGATGAGCAGTCGTTCAGTGCTGACCCGTGGAAGAAAGAAGGAGCTAATACCAAACAGCCCTCTGAAGAAACAACAGAGTGGGCTCCTGAGAACCGCAACACCAGTGGTCAGCACCAGGAGCAAATGGGAAGGACACGGCGGTCAGGTCCCATTAAAAAACCAGTCCTGAAAGCCCTCAAggtggaagagaaggagaaggagatggagaaggttAAACTGGAGGGAGAGGACACTTCACGCCTGCTGAAGGAGAAGGTGGCTgtccagaaagcagaaaatgagttGAATGATTCTGCACCCTTACTTAACTCCACATGTTACCTGTTGGATGACAAAGGTTCTTCCCAAGCCAGCCTTGCCCGAGAGGCTGAGAAATctcaagaggaagaagaggaagaagaggaggaagagaagccAGAAAGAACCTGGGAGAACAAGCTATCCAGAGAGTCTGGTGATCTCCCTCCCACAAAAAGAAGCAACTGGATCTTTATAGATGAGGAACAGGCCTTTGGTGGGAGAGGTCAAGGGCGTGGACGAGGCAGAGGCTTCAGGGAGTTCACTTTCAGAGGTCGAGGTGCTGTTGTGGGCAGCCGGGGTGTCTATAATAACCAGAGGAGTAGCCGAGGGCGAGGGCTTCGAGAGTTCAACCAGCCAGAGGACTTCCCCAGAGGCAAACCCAGGCGCAGGATTGCCAGTGAGACACACAGTGAAGGCTCAGAATATGAGGAGCTCCCCAAGCGCCGCAGGCAGAGGGGCTCAGAAAACAGTAATGATGTCTCTGTGCTGGACAGGGAGGACAGTGATTTGAAAAAAGGAGACTTCAAAGAGTCTTGGAGGTCTAACAAAGTCTATTCAGATGATCATGGTTGCTTGGATCCTAAGATGAGGGGCCCGAGAGCTTTTGGGAGATCACTGCCACCGAGGCTGAGCAACTCAGGCTATGGGCGGAGGGGTTTCATGGGTAAAGAACCCACCCAGTGGCAAGGCAGGAGTGGGGGAGCAGGGTGGCAGGAGTACAGCCACACCTCTCCATCAGACACTTTTGGAAGCAGGCAGAAGTCTGACAAGGATTACGTTCAGGATTCTTACAAACACGTGGATTCCTTCTCCAGCCGGGTTTTTGACGAGAGTCATCTGGATGATAAAAGGCACTTTTTCCAGGAGGATTACTCTGCAGATCAGGAGAACATTGAGAACAGACCATTCAGGAGGCGGCGTCCCCCTCGCCAAGACAAACCCCCACGGTTTAGGCGCCTCAGACAAGAGAGAGAATCGGTTGGGCAGTGGAACCCTGAGGAGGGAGGCCCCAACCTGCTGCCCAGCCAGTGGCCTGGAAGGCCCAAGCTGACCACCACGGAGAAGAGCAGCATCTCAGGCAGTCGATCTCCTGAGCTGTCCTACCAGAACTCATCAGACCATGCCAATGAGGAGTGGGAGACAGCATCTGAAAGCAGTGACTTCAGCGAGCGGCGGGAGAGGCGAGATGGAGTTTCAGAAAGTGAAGGGCAGTTGGAGGGTGGCCTTGGAAATAGCAGCttgggagagaagagggagctAGCAAAGAGGAGCTTCTCCAGCCAAAGGCCTCTGGTTGACAGACAGAGCCGCaaggcagagccagcagggtTTGCAGAGCAATCTGTGAGGACTGGTGTGGGAGCAGCTTCCAGATATGAGAGCCAACAGAACGGGACGCtgataaaaagcaaaag GTCCCCAGAAGAAGGAGGAGGCCTTGGCAACACCAGTGGTGGGAGCAGCCACTCCATTTACAGTTTGGACCGACCTTCCCGTGGCAACTCAGAGAGTGCTGAGGGGCCAGGTAAAAAGCCAGAGAAAGAGCCCAAATCCACTGCACAAAGAACAAGTGAGAAGGGAGAGGCCTTGTCACAGTTTGAACTGAGTTATGGAA GTACCATCATTGATAATCGGGTGTcaaacacagcagaagagaaTGAAGTTGGTTCTATGACAGGTGAAGGCTTCATTGAGGTTCTTACTAAAAAACAACGTCGTTTGCTGGAAGAAGAACGAAGGAAGaaggaacaggctgctcag GCACCAGCTAAGCCCCGAGTCCTTCAGTCTCGCATTCCTCCTCGATTTGCTAAGAAACAGAACAGCTTGTGCTTGGAGAAAAGTGATGTGACAGTGTCTGGAAACAGCCTGGGCACAGAGATATGGGAGAGCAACAGCCCAG CTCTCTCCGTCCAGGCTCCTGGCAGTGATTCCTGGAGCAAGCCTGTAAATACCTTTAATGGTACTGAATCTGCCACCACTGAG CAGGGCTTTAAAGGCAGCCAGGGGGATAGTGGCATTGACTTGAGCGCGGAGTCTCGGGAATCCTCCGCCACCTCCTCTCAGCGCAGTTCTCCATATGGCACCCTCAAACCAGAGGAGATGAATGGGGCTGGCCTGGTGGACCCAAAGCCTGACTGCCAGAAGGAGCAAGTGCAGAAGCAGTCTGATAAAAAG GATTCAGAACAAGGCTCAGGACAGAACAAGGAACACAAGCCTGGACCAATCGGCAACGAACGCtccctgaaaaacagaaagggTTCGGAGGGGACGGAACGGCTGGAAGGGAATATTCCCCCTGTGAATGGGGTGGAAATTCACGTGGATTCTGTACTTCCTGTGCCACCCATTGAATTTGGAGTAAATCCTAAA GACTCTGACTTCAGCTTGCCACCTGGTTCTGCCTCTGGCACTGCAGCTAACCCTGTCACCAAATTGCAGGATGCCTTAGCCAGTAAT GCAGGGTTAACGCAGTCCATTCCCATTCTGCGGAGAGATCATCACCTTCAGCGGTGCATTGGTCTGAACCCAATGTCCTTCCCTACTGCAGACCTTACTCTTAAG ATGGAGTCTGCTCGTAAAGCTTGGGAAAACTCTCCTAGTTTACCAGAACAGAACTCCCCAGGAGGTGCAGGCTCAGGCATCCAGCCTCCTTCCAGTGTTGGAGCTTCCAACGGTGTCAGCTACAGCTCTTTTGGTGGAGTTTCTATGCCTCCTATGCCTGTGGCTTCTGTAGCACCTTCTGCATCAATTCCAG GAATGGAGAGGAATGTGCTGGGCAGAAGTGAT TCCACTTGGAAAACAAATTGTTACCAGTCAG GTAACCATATTCCACCCCTCTATCTGGATGGCCATGTGTTTGCAAGCCAGCCCCGCCTGGTCCCTCAGACAATACCTCAGCAGCAAAGCTACCAACAG gctgctgctgcgCAACAGATTCCCATTTCCCTCCACACATCCTTACAGGCCCAAGCTCAGCTTGGGCTGAGGGGTGGTTTACCTGTTTCTCAGTCCCAAGAGATGTACAGCTCCATACAGCCTTTCAG gtcTCAAGTGTATATGCACCCCAGTCTGTCTCAGCCCAGCACCATGGTCCTGACAGGAGGCACTGCTCTGAAGCCTCCATATTCTGCCTTCCCAGGCATGCAGCCCTTGGAGGTGGTGAAAACCCAGTCTGGGTCCCCCTATCAGCCCATAAATGGAAGCCAGACACTGGTTTATGAAAGCCAGATAAACCAGGCAGCTGGTATGGGAGCCTCCCAGATGATGGACTCTCAGCTTACGCAG CTAACGATGCCTGTACCTGGCTCCCAGCTTCCTCTGCCCCGCTACGGCTCTGGCCAGCAGCCCCTGATTCTACCACAGTCCATCCAGCTTCCTCAGGGGCAAAACCTGCCTGTAGGAGCTCCCCGAAGAATTCTCCCTCCTGGATCCCAGCCTTCTGTTCTTGCTACCAGCAGGGAG tCCTcccaaatggaaataaaagggTTTCATTTCTCCGATGGTAAACAGAATATGTCTTCTGGAGGGTCTGTACCATCACCACATACCTACAG AATTTACTCCATGAATGTTGTCGACTCTTCGATTTCCAGGCCTAGCTCTGCCAGCCCAAGCGGGAAGCCATCTGGACCAGCAGTCAGCATGGGCTCTGTGCAGGGACACTATGTACAACAG GCAAAGCAGCGGGTGGATGAAAATAAAGCCAATCTGGGAGCAGTAAAGCTGCAAGAAACAGCTTCCACAAACCAGATGAAGCCAGTGCGCACAGGAGCGATCAAACCTCAGGCAGTCAAAGTGGAGGAAAGCAAGGCCTAG